ATACTGTAACCCAAGAAGAAACAAGTGTATTCAAAGAGCCCTTCTCCATTCGTCGGGTTCGCAAAAGCAAAGGCAACAAGCTGACCGCCATGCTCCAGGTTCGCAATGAACGCGGCCGATACCTTGAAGAAGTATTGCATGATCTGAGTGAGTTCGTGGATGAGATCGTGATTGTGGACGATGCCAGCACAGACGGAACCCCGGATCTATGCAAAGCCTATCCGAAGGTGGTGCGTCTGGAGGTATTGGAGAAACCGTTGTTCGCCGAAGAATGGCGACTTCGCAACACCTTATGGCAAGCGGCGGCGGGAACGAGTCCCGACTGGTTGCTCTCGGTTGATGCGGATGAGCTGTACAGCACAGAGGCCAAGAAAGCCATACGTACGCTGATTAATCAGGAGTATGCAGACTGGTTTGCATTCCGTTTCTACGATATGTGGGGTGGCCGGACCCATTACCGGGAAGATGATCTCTGGTGCCTGCACAAGCGGCATACCGCTTCACTTGTACGTTATATGCCTGGATATCCTTATTTCTATCCACAACAGAATCATCATGTCCCCCGTCTCCCCTTATCCTGCACCGTATTGCCTGGAGTCAGCACGGAACTGAAGGTTCAGCATCTCGGCTGGGCAGGCAGTCTGGAGGACCGGGTTCGTAAATATTTGCGTTACAAGCGCATTGATCCTAGCGGTGAGTGGGGCAATCTCGCACATTACGAGTCGATTCTCGATCCGGAACCTCGGCTGGTTCCCTGGAAGGAGGGACCGTGAGATGGGCGTGGTGAGTATTCTGACGCATAGCTTCACCGACGGGTATAACCGGGAATTTGGTCGAGTATTTGGTGGTGGGCTGGAGCGATATATTCTGGATCTGTGCAGTGTCATCCGTGGACTCGGACATATTCCCGAGGTTCATCAACTGTCCTATTTTGAAGCATTCCAGACTCGGACGGAGCAGATTGACGTATTCGGTTATTCGTACGACATGGATAATGTACCGGAAGCCTTTGATCGAATGGCAGCAGCGGCGCGCGGCCCAGTGATCTATGCAAGCTGTCTGTGGCAACCCATCACCTACAAACCAGGCAGTCTTGGTATCTGTCACGGCATTAACTGGGATCGTCCCGGACTGCCACTGGAGACCAAACAACAAGTGGCGGAACATATTCAATTGGCTCTGGATGGACTCGTGCGCATTGTATCCGTGGATTCCCATTTCCAGACCTTTTGCCGGGCTGCGTGCACCTATACCGATCCAAGACAGGTCGTCCTGATTCCGAATGCAGTGGATACGTCCTATTTCATACCTGCCCCGCCAACACGAACCTTCGAGCAGGAACAGGAAGACGAATGGCTTGCCGCATGGAAGACCGATCTGGCGAGTCATGAGGAGAATGCCGGTGCAGTTATATCAGGGATGAAAGCTGTGGAAAGCAAGGGTGGACCGAGTGGTGATGGAGCGTACAATGGGAAGGCTAACGGAGATGGTGGTGGGGATACAGATAGCGATCAAAAACGAGAGGAGAAGGGAGCGGTAGATCTCCATTTGGAGTTATCAAAACTGGAAAAAGCCGAGGTACATGGCGAATCGTACACGGTTGCTCGTAACCACCTGAATTCAACGGATTGGGCTACGGATATTGTAATAGCAGCAGATGCTGAATATCAGGTTAATGGTTCGTCTCAGGGACAGGTTGAACAGAAAACTATGGATGTCCGCTTGACCTCTCCCCGCCCAATTCGCATAATATATCCGCGTCGAATCAGCATGGAACGGGGCATTATTCCAATGATGCTGGCAGCAGATAAACTGCTGGGGGCTTTTCCGGATCTGGAGATTGAATTTGCCGGGGAACTGGTTGAAGGAAGTACGATCGGGAGAGCCTTTCGTTATTGGCATCGTACTCATCCACATGCGGAGCGAATTAACCAGCGCACGTATGATTTCCGGGATATTCGGGAGGCCTACCATCAGGCAGATATCGCCGTAATTCCAACCATATTTTCGGAGGGTACCTCCTATGCCTGTCTGGAAGCGATGAGCTGTGGACTTCCGGTGATTGCCTCCAATGTTGGCGGATTGAATGATCTGATTCAGGATGGTTTTAACGGGCTTTTGGTACCTCCCGGCGAGCAGGAACTAACCGCTGCTCTGGTTCGTCTCGTACAGGATCGGTCCGAGCGAGAACGACTGGGAATCTATGCGCGCGAGACTGCACTGTCCTATGATCTTGCCAGGTGGCGGAGCCGGTGGAGCACGGTGTTGGAATCTTTTTTGGCAGAGACAGGATTAAAGGAGGGAATTCGGGGATGATGGATACGCCCAAGGCACCGGAATTCATGGAATCAAGATACATTAGGCAAAGTGACCCTAAAACGGACACATTGGTCTTCCCCCTGCATCCGGCATGGTGGAGCCGTCCCTACGAATATGAATGGGCCCGGCGGTTTGCACGTTCAGACGATGTGGTCCTTGATGCAGCCTGCGGCATCTCCCATCCGTTCAAATTCTGGCTTGCCGAACACTGCCGCGAGGTTCACGCCTGCGATTGGGATGAACGCATTTTGTCTGAAGAGGCGATAAGACTGGATATTGCTTCTGATTTTGGCGAGCTTGCCGCTCAGGATCTGCCGGAATCCACTTTTGTCCGATTGCACCGTGCAAAGGCTAATCTGGCCCAGCTTCCGTACGAGTCGGGTAAGTTTGATCGGGTGTTCTGTATCTCTGTACTGGAACATCTGGATACGGGCACAATGCTGCGAGCTTTCCGTGAATTCGCCCGGGTGCTGAAGCCGAATGGACAGTTGATCGCTACCTTCGATGTACCCGAGATGCGCCCTGATCTGCTGGAAACGATCATGGCGGTTACCGGACTAACCATTAAGGATAAGCTGAATGTGGAAGAACCGGACGATGCCATCTGGTCTGACATGTACGGCACGCCGATTCGCTGTTTTCGAGCGGTGATATGCAAAGGTTGAGACAAATTGGGTTACGTTGAGTTAAGTGCAGAGTGGAAAATTGAGGGCTTAAGGGCTCGACCCATTAGCAACGGAACAATACACGGTTCGGGCAATGCTCCGATTACCGGTAGCTCCGTTGCTCTTTTGCAATTTCAATCGGAGATCAATTGAGAAACAGTTGGGGATTACAGGGATTGGGGAATTAGGAATAAGATTAGAGATAAGATAAATTATAGGTGTACCAGTAACATGTTGCACTGGTTGGTGTACTCTTTGGCAGAGGCTGCGCCGGGTGCTGTCAGGCGCAGCAGGATGTGCAGGCCCGGCGGAATTGTCGTCGCCGGGCGACCTGTGGCGGCAGATTGCCGCGCAGTGAGTTGGGCCGATTCAGCCCATTCACGTGCCAGGTTCTGCCGCCCAGCGAGCAGCGCGAGCATGCCCGCCAGGAGCGCGTGAGTGACGCGCTCCGGGGTGGGCACCGCGTCCGCGTGGGGCTGCTGCGAGCCGGCAGGCGTGCCGCATAGCGCAAGCAGCCCTTCGCGGACGCTCGCGGGTGCGCGCAGCAGCCCGCAGCGTGCCGCAGGCGGAAGCGCTGCGAGCAACGCCAGCGCGCCGCGGGGCGGCAGGGCTTGCAGCAGGCGCAGCCAAGCGGCCCAGGCGCCCACGCCGGCGAGCGCTTGCGCAGCTGCGAGCACGTCGCCAGCCGCAGGCGCGGCAGAGACGCCGGGCGTTGCGCCGCCGAGCGGGCCAGGCGCCCTGCCGCTGCTGCGAGCCCTGGCCCCGCGCTGCAGCAGCGCCTCGGCGGCGTGGGCCGCTGCGGGCAGCGCTGCCTGCCGGCGAGCCGCCGCTCGGGCGTTGCGCCCGCCGGGCTGCTTGTGGCCCAGCGCCCACAGCGCCAGGGCCGCCTCTGGCCCGTGCTGCGCATGCACCGCCCAGGGCTGCAAAGCCGCCCGGGCCGCGGCGTCCTCGCCCAGCTGGGCCAGCGCAAGCCCGGCGGCTAGCGGCTGTGCCCGCAGCGGGGCAGCGAGCGCCGCGGCGTGGCGCAGCAGCCACTCCGGCCGATGCGTAGCCAGCGCGGCCGGGATCAGCACTTGCCATGCCACAGGCGGCAAGCATACGCGGGTGGCTGCGCCGGCAATGGCATGCGGCCGCCCTGTGGCTGCGGCCAGCAACAACAGCCGCTGCCATGCAGGCAAGCTGCCGGGTTGCACCCCCAGCGCCGCCGTGTATGCCGCTTCTGCCTCTGCCCAGCGACCAGCCCGCTCATGTGCCATGCCTTCCAGCGTCAGGCTGCGGTAGGTTCCAGCGCCAGAGACTGATGTATACCTGCTGGCTGTGGAAGCAGCCGTTTTAGCCAGTTTTAACCAGTCCAAGGCCATGTCCTCTCTCCCTTGATCCAGTTCAAGTACAGCACCAAGCTCCAACAAATCCGGAAAATCCTCATACACCGGCGCCCACGCTTCCACCACAGCAAGCGCCCGTTCCGGGCTGCCAATCTCTCGCCAGGCATAAGCCGTTTTCAGCACCAGATCCGAGTGATATCCACAATCCGGCATAAGCTGCGCCAATAATGGCTGCAACAACCGGAGTGCTTCATCATACTTCGCTTGCTGAAACCATTCGGCAGCCAGAGCATATAACAGCTCCGGTTGATTCCCCTCCGGATTCAACGCGGAACGGATCAACTGCATGTTGCGTGCACCTTTATTTTTGGCGGTAATCACCTGCTCCAGATATCCGTAATGAATGACCTCAAGTTCAGAATGAAGCACGCCTTGCGGAATCAGTGCCATGATGGAAGAAGCAATCTCTTCATGAATTCTGCCCTGAAAGGCAATTCGGGGATCATTGCGGAACAATCGACATACCGCATCCGTCACACGCTCTTCACCAGACACACCCAGCAGACTCGTGACCTGTATCCAGTATCCCCATACATCGTCTCTGCTTGCCGCTAACAACTGCACGAGTTCTGCCTTCATCGGTGGGGTCTGTACCCATACTTCATCCGCATCAAGCACCAGAATCCACGGTTTCGTAGCAACGGCCAGCGACAGATTACGGGCTTTACTGAAATCTCCGTTCCATTCCGCGCGGATGACAACGGCACCATGAAGACGCGCAATTTCAGGTGTATCGTCTACCGAACCTGTGTCCACAACGATGATCTCATCCACAACATCTCTGACTGCATTCAAGCACCGCTGGAGTGACCCTGATTCATCCTTCACGATCATGCACAAGCTAATCTCTGGCTCCACATTCACCACCATCCCTCACCAACGGAGTTCGCCCCCATTCAGTACCCAGAACTGTGTTCACTTTAACTCCCTCACCTACCTGATCCCTCTCAGCTCTCAAACCCGTCCGCTCCCGGTAACTCCAGACGAATATGCTGAACGACAGGCCAACAACGATGCCGCTGTCCATCTGTATGCTGAGCGAAAAACTCCAGATGATGATCCGCAGCACTGACCAATCCTTTTACCAACCAGCTGGTTCCCACCAGCGTATCCAAAGATCCAGGGAATGACCCTATATCTTCTCCTTTTTCCCTATCCATATCCTTATCCTTCTCGCTCCTCTTCCCTTCCTCTTTCTCTCCTACACAAGCGCTCTCTTCTGGCGATAACCCTTCTCCAGACAATTGCTGTCGACACATCTGAATCAGGCTATGCAGCTCTTTCCATCTCCCTGACTGTACACACCCTTCCATCATCAGACCCAGGGCCTGCCAGCCATCATACTCTGCTCCTGCAACCGTTCCGTCCATGCTGGAGTCCATGTCCTTCTTTGTTGTCGCTCTCAGACCCAACGTTCGCCCTGTCTGTGCAGCAATTTCTTCATTCTTAGTTACTGCTTCACCCACCTGCGAACTACGCTTCAACCATAACGTCAATGGGTCATCTCCGCTAACTTCCTTCCCCTCGATCCACTCCAAACGTTCGAGCCATCGGGCAGATGAGGTTGCGAGCAACCCTTTTTTGCGTTGTACAGGTTCCAGTTTCAGGCGAGCCTTGTTCCATCTGCCTTGCTGGATATGGAGCATCGCCTCCGCCACGGATAAACGCTCCCTCATCTCTCCGTTGGGTTGTGACGATACACCCGGTAACAATCGCAGAGCCGCATCATAACAACGGGATTGCTCCAGAATGCCCAATACTTTGTGTGTAGCCTCTTCCGAACTGAGTGCAAAACGCTCCCTCACCAGCTCTGGAATCTGATGTTCCTGACCAGAAACTCGCATAATACGGAATATCCGATAAAGTGGCGGCAGCAGACTGGATTTGGCGCGAACCGCTTCCACGTAAGCATCCACTGCACCCTCCAGATCAGCCCTTCCTTCCAGTAATCGCCCTAACGTATACCACGTCTGATAGGTTCCGATACCTTCTTCCGTATGGTATATGGGCGGAGGTGGCCCCATGCGAACAGCTTCACGTAGCGACAGTTCGGCCCGATCTGCATCACCCAATGCGTCTGCACATACCCCGCGATGGTGCATCAGATCCGTGTACTCTGGAAAGAGTTCAAGCGCAGCATCAATGCGCTCCAATGCCTCCTGCCAGCGATTCAGATGCTGGAGACAACGAACTTCATATTTGAACAGCAGATGCGCGTAACTGGTCACCGCAGGATCAATCCCCAACCGAGCCACACCAAACGTCTCCAATGCCCGCTCCGCTTCCCCTACACGCAGATACTCGACCCCCAGATTATAGTGATGGAACGGCTGATCCGGTTCTTCCTCCACTGCCTGTTCCAGCAGGCGAACATTGCGGTTCACCTTATCTTTGCGCTCCACAATTGCCGTCTGATACCCATAATGATGGATGATCATGTCCGTTACATGAAATGCAGCTTCTGGGTTATTCCGACAGATCGCCGCTGCAATCTGCTCATGAATTCGACCTTCAAACCGATGACCCGGAGCATTGCGGAAGAGACGTAACACCGGATTCACCGTAGCCCCCTGCTGACCCGTACCTGTATAGTTATGAATGTTTAAAAACAATCCGTCACATCCGCTGACCGCCGTCCAGCTTCTGATCTGCTCCCGCGCAGCCCTATCGAGCGCCTCGTCCGCATCAAGAAAAAGAATCCAGTCGCCGGAAGCCTGCTCCAGGCCAGCATTCCGTGCTGCGGCAAAATCATCGCACCACTCAAATGGCACCACCATCGCGCCATGCTGACGAGCAATCTCTGCGCTACGATCCGACGAACCGGTGTCCACGACAATCATTTCGTCCACCGCTCCCTGGACACTGGCAAGACAACGGGGCAGTAACTCTTCCTCATCCTTCACGATCATGCATAGGGAAATTCGTTCCGCTCGCAAGCTGATTCCTCCTTTCCCTCGCATGGAAAATCGTACGCCAGGGAATGCCCTCGGCCGTACGTAATCTTTGTTCCAACGCAGTATGCTGTGCAATGAGCCACTCGGCAGATGGGGAACGAACCCATTCCTGCTGAATTGCCTTCAAGGCCAATCGCATGTAACATACAGCTGCTCCAGCCCGGGCCTGTCGGTGAGCAGGTTCCTGCTCCAGTGCCTGTTCGAACAGAGACAACGCCTGTTCGTCGTATCCTTTGGCATACAGCGTTTCACCTAGCCAAAATAACCCTTCGGCATCGAGTTCACTCTCGGTCATACACTGTATCAGGAGGTTCGCGGCTATTATGGTATACCCCTGACGATATAACAGGCTCGCAAACTCCCTTCGTAAAGTTACAGTTGTTCCCCAATGGTCACACATCATCATGGCCCGCAGCTCATGCAGTTGCTCAGCAAGTGTAAGCTGTCCTGTCTTTACGGCTTGCTGCACAACCTTTTCTGCTACCATCTCTGCCTGCGGACCCCATTGCATAAGCTTTTGTTCTTG
The window above is part of the Paenibacillus sp. 1781tsa1 genome. Proteins encoded here:
- a CDS encoding glycosyltransferase family 2 protein, with product MMLDPKKRRQQLNGPMVHRDIRTETTYMPTETVDRTHTDALGNGDHAPDHAPQTQDIRSQVHHWGDSKGLGEKDTVTQEETSVFKEPFSIRRVRKSKGNKLTAMLQVRNERGRYLEEVLHDLSEFVDEIVIVDDASTDGTPDLCKAYPKVVRLEVLEKPLFAEEWRLRNTLWQAAAGTSPDWLLSVDADELYSTEAKKAIRTLINQEYADWFAFRFYDMWGGRTHYREDDLWCLHKRHTASLVRYMPGYPYFYPQQNHHVPRLPLSCTVLPGVSTELKVQHLGWAGSLEDRVRKYLRYKRIDPSGEWGNLAHYESILDPEPRLVPWKEGP
- a CDS encoding glycosyltransferase family 4 protein; this translates as MGVVSILTHSFTDGYNREFGRVFGGGLERYILDLCSVIRGLGHIPEVHQLSYFEAFQTRTEQIDVFGYSYDMDNVPEAFDRMAAAARGPVIYASCLWQPITYKPGSLGICHGINWDRPGLPLETKQQVAEHIQLALDGLVRIVSVDSHFQTFCRAACTYTDPRQVVLIPNAVDTSYFIPAPPTRTFEQEQEDEWLAAWKTDLASHEENAGAVISGMKAVESKGGPSGDGAYNGKANGDGGGDTDSDQKREEKGAVDLHLELSKLEKAEVHGESYTVARNHLNSTDWATDIVIAADAEYQVNGSSQGQVEQKTMDVRLTSPRPIRIIYPRRISMERGIIPMMLAADKLLGAFPDLEIEFAGELVEGSTIGRAFRYWHRTHPHAERINQRTYDFRDIREAYHQADIAVIPTIFSEGTSYACLEAMSCGLPVIASNVGGLNDLIQDGFNGLLVPPGEQELTAALVRLVQDRSERERLGIYARETALSYDLARWRSRWSTVLESFLAETGLKEGIRG
- a CDS encoding class I SAM-dependent methyltransferase, producing the protein MMDTPKAPEFMESRYIRQSDPKTDTLVFPLHPAWWSRPYEYEWARRFARSDDVVLDAACGISHPFKFWLAEHCREVHACDWDERILSEEAIRLDIASDFGELAAQDLPESTFVRLHRAKANLAQLPYESGKFDRVFCISVLEHLDTGTMLRAFREFARVLKPNGQLIATFDVPEMRPDLLETIMAVTGLTIKDKLNVEEPDDAIWSDMYGTPIRCFRAVICKG
- a CDS encoding glycosyltransferase, whose product is MIVKDESGSLQRCLNAVRDVVDEIIVVDTGSVDDTPEIARLHGAVVIRAEWNGDFSKARNLSLAVATKPWILVLDADEVWVQTPPMKAELVQLLAASRDDVWGYWIQVTSLLGVSGEERVTDAVCRLFRNDPRIAFQGRIHEEIASSIMALIPQGVLHSELEVIHYGYLEQVITAKNKGARNMQLIRSALNPEGNQPELLYALAAEWFQQAKYDEALRLLQPLLAQLMPDCGYHSDLVLKTAYAWREIGSPERALAVVEAWAPVYEDFPDLLELGAVLELDQGREDMALDWLKLAKTAASTASRYTSVSGAGTYRSLTLEGMAHERAGRWAEAEAAYTAALGVQPGSLPAWQRLLLLAAATGRPHAIAGAATRVCLPPVAWQVLIPAALATHRPEWLLRHAAALAAPLRAQPLAAGLALAQLGEDAAARAALQPWAVHAQHGPEAALALWALGHKQPGGRNARAAARRQAALPAAAHAAEALLQRGARARSSGRAPGPLGGATPGVSAAPAAGDVLAAAQALAGVGAWAAWLRLLQALPPRGALALLAALPPAARCGLLRAPASVREGLLALCGTPAGSQQPHADAVPTPERVTHALLAGMLALLAGRQNLAREWAESAQLTARQSAATGRPATTIPPGLHILLRLTAPGAASAKEYTNQCNMLLVHL
- a CDS encoding glycosyltransferase; this encodes MRAERISLCMIVKDEEELLPRCLASVQGAVDEMIVVDTGSSDRSAEIARQHGAMVVPFEWCDDFAAARNAGLEQASGDWILFLDADEALDRAAREQIRSWTAVSGCDGLFLNIHNYTGTGQQGATVNPVLRLFRNAPGHRFEGRIHEQIAAAICRNNPEAAFHVTDMIIHHYGYQTAIVERKDKVNRNVRLLEQAVEEEPDQPFHHYNLGVEYLRVGEAERALETFGVARLGIDPAVTSYAHLLFKYEVRCLQHLNRWQEALERIDAALELFPEYTDLMHHRGVCADALGDADRAELSLREAVRMGPPPPIYHTEEGIGTYQTWYTLGRLLEGRADLEGAVDAYVEAVRAKSSLLPPLYRIFRIMRVSGQEHQIPELVRERFALSSEEATHKVLGILEQSRCYDAALRLLPGVSSQPNGEMRERLSVAEAMLHIQQGRWNKARLKLEPVQRKKGLLATSSARWLERLEWIEGKEVSGDDPLTLWLKRSSQVGEAVTKNEEIAAQTGRTLGLRATTKKDMDSSMDGTVAGAEYDGWQALGLMMEGCVQSGRWKELHSLIQMCRQQLSGEGLSPEESACVGEKEEGKRSEKDKDMDREKGEDIGSFPGSLDTLVGTSWLVKGLVSAADHHLEFFAQHTDGQRHRCWPVVQHIRLELPGADGFES